The following proteins come from a genomic window of Leptospira bandrabouensis:
- a CDS encoding serine hydrolase domain-containing protein has translation MERHGKLITEIYNTREDHPFNKRYGLRFPFDGETKFDTNTLHDVRSVSKSVVSLLFGIAIDKKILDGVDTLSFYPALPVAVDDSKQKITWKHLLTMSSGLNWEEWRYGFIFSDETRLLWKKDIPGFVFDRKIINSPGTKFNYNGGGTSVLSDILIVKTNKSLKELAKEWLFDPLEIQNFEWVEDTNGRALPHAGLRLRPRDMLKLGRLVLNHGNWKGKQIVSKQWLNESLKFHIDSEVKIFRKDGKSLGYGYQWWLGETIYWEKKIPWSLALGNGGQLIFSIPSLDMVIVTTAGGYGDPTSIQRILDVIEKIITTAK, from the coding sequence GTGGAAAGACACGGGAAACTAATAACAGAAATTTACAATACCAGAGAAGACCATCCATTTAACAAACGTTACGGACTTAGATTCCCATTTGATGGAGAAACAAAATTTGACACTAATACCTTACACGATGTTAGGTCAGTTAGTAAATCGGTAGTTTCTTTACTTTTTGGGATTGCTATTGATAAAAAAATTCTCGATGGAGTCGATACTCTTTCTTTTTACCCTGCATTACCTGTTGCAGTGGATGATTCCAAACAAAAAATTACTTGGAAACACCTATTAACAATGAGTAGTGGACTAAATTGGGAAGAATGGAGGTATGGATTTATATTTAGTGATGAAACACGACTCCTTTGGAAAAAGGACATACCAGGTTTTGTTTTTGACAGAAAAATAATAAACTCACCAGGAACTAAATTTAATTACAACGGAGGGGGAACATCAGTTCTTTCTGATATTCTAATTGTAAAAACCAACAAATCATTAAAAGAATTGGCGAAAGAATGGTTATTTGATCCCTTAGAAATTCAAAACTTTGAATGGGTGGAAGATACAAATGGTAGAGCCCTTCCCCATGCAGGGCTTCGATTAAGACCTAGGGATATGTTAAAGTTAGGAAGATTGGTTTTAAACCATGGTAACTGGAAAGGGAAACAAATTGTCTCAAAACAATGGTTAAATGAATCACTTAAATTCCATATCGATTCAGAGGTAAAAATATTCAGAAAAGATGGGAAGTCTCTTGGTTATGGGTACCAATGGTGGCTCGGAGAAACAATTTATTGGGAGAAAAAAATTCCTTGGTCCCTGGCACTAGGAAATGGTGGCCAACTCATTTTCTCCATCCCCAGCTTAGATATGGTAATCGTTACCACTGCGGGTGGTTATGGAGATCCAACCTCCATCCAAAGAATTTTGGACGTAATTGAAAAAATCATAACAACCGCTAAGTGA
- a CDS encoding EF-hand domain-containing protein, with protein MKKILTILISFGFTAIASLSAHDHDGRGRNAMAGDHFKKMDTNGDNKVSKEEWQKFHDGFFTELDKDADGSVTLDEMRSSRMEKREEKKEEMNEKAKEAKSKKNDKKKKFSE; from the coding sequence ATGAAAAAAATTCTAACCATCCTAATTAGTTTTGGTTTCACTGCCATTGCATCCCTATCGGCTCACGATCATGATGGTCGTGGAAGGAATGCAATGGCAGGGGATCATTTCAAAAAAATGGACACCAACGGCGACAACAAAGTTTCTAAGGAAGAATGGCAAAAATTCCATGATGGTTTTTTCACCGAACTTGACAAAGACGCTGACGGATCTGTGACTCTCGATGAGATGAGATCTTCGCGAATGGAAAAACGGGAAGAGAAAAAAGAAGAAATGAATGAAAAAGCCAAAGAGGCAAAATCAAAGAAAAACGATAAAAAGAAAAAATTTTCCGAATAA
- the trhA gene encoding PAQR family membrane homeostasis protein TrhA: MKAKKSNPKAKKKSISSNQSKYKQTTSSKSKITSKNNFSLSPSDSLNQIQQSTAELIDTIHEYSIGHEIANAVTHGIGGGLSIAGLSILLTVAVLYGDVWHIVSSAIYGATLILLYLASTLYHGIYHSATKRIFKVIDHASIYLLIAGTYTPFTLVSLREHSEWGWTLFLVVWILAFVGVLLLLLFPGKYSGARVVVYIFMGWLAIFVIKDIRQAIGVGGISWLVAGGLSYTVGVIFYLWDRLPFNHAIWHLFVLSGSICHFFAILFYVLPPIRN; this comes from the coding sequence ATGAAAGCGAAAAAAAGTAATCCCAAAGCAAAAAAGAAATCCATTAGTTCTAATCAAAGTAAATACAAACAAACCACCTCATCCAAATCAAAAATAACATCAAAAAACAATTTCTCTCTTTCTCCTTCTGATTCTTTAAATCAAATACAACAATCTACGGCCGAACTTATCGATACCATTCATGAATATTCCATTGGACATGAAATTGCCAATGCTGTTACACACGGAATCGGTGGTGGTCTAAGTATTGCTGGACTTTCAATTTTACTAACTGTTGCAGTTTTATATGGAGATGTTTGGCATATAGTCAGTTCTGCCATTTACGGAGCCACTCTCATCCTTTTGTATCTTGCCTCCACTTTGTATCACGGAATTTACCATTCCGCCACCAAACGTATTTTTAAAGTGATCGATCATGCTTCCATTTATTTGTTAATCGCGGGAACCTATACTCCATTTACGCTTGTTAGTTTAAGGGAACATTCCGAGTGGGGTTGGACCTTATTTTTAGTGGTTTGGATTTTGGCATTTGTGGGAGTCCTTTTGTTGTTATTGTTTCCAGGTAAATATAGCGGGGCTCGGGTTGTCGTTTATATCTTTATGGGTTGGCTTGCCATTTTTGTGATCAAAGACATTCGCCAAGCAATCGGTGTGGGTGGAATTTCTTGGCTTGTGGCAGGTGGACTGAGTTATACGGTAGGTGTGATTTTTTATCTTTGGGACCGTTTGCCTTTTAATCATGCGATTTGGCATCTCTTTGTTCTCTCAGGAAGTATTTGTCATTTTTTTGCAATTTTATTTTATGTTTTACCTCCGATCCGAAATTAA
- a CDS encoding NAD(P)-dependent alcohol dehydrogenase — MKVITARKYGTPDVFRLENWESPSPQKNEIRIKNHNSAVNSGDWRIRKPDPKAVRLFFGILKPRKPVLGISFAGVVDAIGENVTKFQIGDKVFGSAGMQMGTYAEYFCIKESSVMTILPKEISFSEGAALSFGSLTALDFVQKCNIQKNQTMIIYGASSSVGTAAIQIAKHFGAVVTAVCSVGNFSLVQSIGADYVMDYTGFHSEPHNTTYDIVFECVGKSSISSNLKHLKKGGVLVLVGASFKEMFQAAWISLTKGINIKFGPISETIENLNFIAELTRKGEFKVVIDKSFPLEAMSAAHEYVEAGHKKGNVVIDITN, encoded by the coding sequence TTGAAAGTCATTACCGCAAGAAAGTATGGAACACCGGATGTCTTCCGTTTAGAAAATTGGGAATCCCCTTCTCCCCAAAAAAATGAAATCCGAATCAAAAATCATAATAGTGCAGTGAATTCAGGTGATTGGCGGATTCGTAAACCCGATCCCAAAGCAGTTCGTTTATTTTTTGGAATATTGAAACCGAGAAAGCCAGTTTTAGGAATTTCTTTTGCGGGAGTGGTAGATGCCATTGGCGAAAACGTGACAAAATTCCAAATAGGAGATAAAGTTTTTGGTTCCGCTGGAATGCAAATGGGAACTTATGCAGAATATTTTTGTATCAAAGAATCTTCCGTCATGACTATCCTTCCCAAAGAAATATCCTTTTCGGAAGGAGCTGCTTTATCATTTGGAAGTTTAACGGCTCTAGACTTCGTTCAAAAATGTAATATCCAAAAAAACCAAACGATGATCATCTATGGAGCTTCAAGCTCGGTGGGAACTGCGGCCATCCAAATCGCAAAACATTTTGGAGCAGTTGTCACAGCAGTTTGTAGTGTTGGAAATTTTTCCTTGGTTCAATCAATCGGAGCGGATTATGTTATGGATTATACGGGTTTTCACTCTGAACCGCATAACACAACTTATGATATTGTATTTGAATGTGTGGGTAAATCATCCATCTCATCCAACTTAAAACACCTAAAAAAAGGTGGAGTTTTAGTTTTAGTCGGTGCTTCCTTTAAAGAAATGTTTCAAGCAGCTTGGATTTCCCTTACCAAAGGAATCAATATTAAATTTGGACCTATTTCTGAAACGATAGAAAATTTAAATTTTATCGCTGAACTTACGAGAAAGGGAGAGTTTAAGGTGGTAATCGACAAATCTTTTCCTTTAGAAGCAATGTCCGCTGCCCATGAATACGTAGAGGCCGGTCACAAAAAAGGAAACGTTGTCATTGATATAACCAATTAA
- a CDS encoding TetR/AcrR family transcriptional regulator, whose translation MYKKKKPKLSSLKLSKKAKKKQTLSRKLVLEFAIRIADEFGLEKLSMRHLASSLGVEAMSLYNHVKNKDEVLDGMVDLVISKITLPRIGGDWKLEMIIRAKSAREILILHPWATSLIVSRMNVGEGMMTYFDTTLGCLHAAGFSLQTADHIINTIDSHIYGFILQELNFPIDPNDYAKQAESFMPLLELSPFSHITNLGKEVVSGKYNGIHDFAFGLNLILDGLEKLRPESNGS comes from the coding sequence GTGTATAAAAAAAAGAAACCCAAATTATCTTCTCTGAAACTCTCTAAAAAGGCTAAAAAAAAGCAGACCCTATCTAGGAAATTAGTTTTAGAATTTGCCATTCGAATTGCCGATGAATTTGGATTGGAAAAATTGTCCATGCGACATTTGGCATCTAGTTTGGGTGTGGAAGCTATGTCTTTATACAATCATGTAAAAAATAAAGACGAAGTCCTCGATGGAATGGTAGACCTTGTTATTTCAAAAATCACATTACCAAGGATAGGTGGAGATTGGAAATTAGAAATGATAATAAGAGCCAAGTCTGCTCGTGAAATATTAATTTTACATCCTTGGGCTACTTCTCTTATCGTCTCGCGAATGAATGTGGGAGAAGGAATGATGACCTACTTTGATACCACACTTGGTTGTTTACATGCCGCTGGATTTTCTTTGCAGACCGCTGACCATATTATCAATACAATCGACAGCCATATTTATGGTTTTATTTTACAAGAATTGAATTTTCCCATTGATCCAAATGATTACGCAAAACAGGCCGAAAGTTTTATGCCACTATTGGAATTGAGTCCCTTTTCTCACATAACCAATTTAGGCAAAGAAGTGGTCTCCGGAAAATATAATGGAATACACGACTTTGCATTTGGCTTAAATTTGATTTTAGATGGTTTAGAAAAACTTCGTCCGGAATCAAACGGAAGTTAG
- a CDS encoding alginate export family protein — protein sequence MYLRNHQYIIGFLSLGILISPFTKDLDAQFITPVKKEVPQETPPPPPITPPPPPPPPEEPAEYVSPMKGNLTGEYLKSMQITAKQRKALQENTNLWFADRFRVGFGIRPKADSLYNTDFDRSTPDNRNTVSNQTQFFLIGDISPNVAFKLTLQDVRLWGGEVLNGSTDQRLGVISNAGTTIDTSKQKEVPLNNYTGFREAFVDLKTTNQIFRVRTGRQILDFGDGRIVGARNDSLNGNAFDAIRTTITIQKHSIDFFGAVLSSENNANSIVSNNSTRVGGPGNASYYGAYFGFKPWDWLGIDLYNFTLYKQKLKASNTTANYGSEIYYRGPDQLNTTGFRLTNRTKGNMITTETGIDWMVEAAWQTGFTGDRVSPDWLNQNGTYTTNKKTGEAPPLSSPVQYKANLVAVQLGFTPVKEFRIGVQYVQASGDPNRNDGSVGTYNPIFATRRMASAGLAFSGNGNSGMVFWQNIKDYSINIKYDSGKWGTFILNPHWYYKVKLQDGYYDNSGYVSGSKATGETASTEDYFNTEAYNQNRPKLGKHVATEINFIYIVTPFENVSFWFGASSLYAGDAIRNQKNNPYETDPYHRYDLKPNSSFFTLQSVFAI from the coding sequence ATGTATCTACGAAATCATCAATACATAATCGGATTTCTTTCTTTAGGGATCCTAATATCTCCCTTCACTAAAGACTTAGATGCACAATTCATTACACCGGTAAAAAAGGAAGTTCCCCAAGAAACACCCCCGCCACCGCCGATAACTCCACCACCTCCTCCTCCCCCGCCAGAAGAACCAGCAGAATATGTAAGTCCTATGAAAGGGAACCTAACTGGTGAATATCTTAAGAGTATGCAGATCACCGCAAAACAAAGAAAGGCGTTGCAAGAGAATACTAACCTATGGTTTGCCGACAGGTTTCGTGTGGGATTTGGAATTCGTCCAAAAGCAGACTCACTTTACAATACAGACTTCGATCGTTCCACTCCAGATAACAGAAATACGGTGAGTAATCAAACTCAGTTTTTTCTGATTGGAGATATATCTCCCAATGTGGCTTTTAAACTGACTTTACAAGATGTTAGGCTTTGGGGCGGGGAAGTTTTGAATGGATCCACAGACCAAAGGTTAGGTGTAATTTCCAATGCTGGTACAACGATTGATACTTCCAAACAGAAAGAAGTACCTTTAAATAACTATACGGGGTTTCGAGAGGCCTTTGTTGATTTAAAAACTACCAACCAAATATTTCGTGTTAGAACAGGTCGCCAAATTTTAGATTTTGGAGATGGAAGGATCGTAGGAGCGAGAAATGACAGTTTGAACGGAAATGCCTTTGATGCCATTCGGACAACCATCACCATTCAAAAACATAGTATCGATTTTTTTGGGGCAGTACTCAGCTCAGAAAATAATGCCAATAGCATCGTTTCCAACAATTCCACAAGAGTTGGTGGGCCAGGAAATGCTTCTTATTACGGAGCCTATTTTGGTTTCAAACCTTGGGACTGGCTCGGAATCGATTTATATAACTTCACTCTTTATAAACAAAAACTAAAAGCCTCAAACACTACTGCAAATTATGGATCGGAAATTTACTACAGAGGTCCTGACCAACTCAATACAACGGGTTTTCGGCTTACCAATCGCACTAAAGGCAACATGATTACAACTGAAACTGGAATTGACTGGATGGTCGAAGCAGCTTGGCAAACTGGATTTACTGGTGATCGAGTTTCCCCAGACTGGCTCAACCAAAATGGAACTTATACAACTAATAAAAAAACAGGTGAGGCACCACCCCTTTCCTCTCCGGTCCAATACAAAGCCAATTTAGTAGCAGTTCAATTGGGATTTACTCCAGTGAAAGAATTTCGAATAGGCGTACAATATGTCCAGGCATCAGGAGATCCTAATCGAAATGATGGAAGTGTAGGCACTTATAATCCTATTTTTGCAACAAGAAGGATGGCAAGCGCAGGACTTGCGTTCTCTGGAAATGGAAATTCTGGGATGGTATTTTGGCAAAACATCAAAGATTATTCCATCAATATAAAATATGATTCAGGAAAATGGGGAACATTTATCTTAAACCCTCACTGGTATTATAAAGTAAAATTACAAGACGGTTACTACGATAACAGTGGCTATGTGTCAGGTAGTAAAGCTACGGGAGAAACTGCTTCTACAGAAGATTACTTTAATACGGAAGCTTACAACCAAAACCGACCGAAATTAGGAAAACATGTTGCTACAGAAATTAACTTTATCTATATAGTGACTCCTTTTGAAAATGTTTCTTTTTGGTTTGGGGCAAGTTCCCTATATGCTGGAGATGCCATCAGAAACCAAAAGAACAATCCGTATGAAACCGATCCTTATCATAGATACGATTTGAAACCTAACTCAAGTTTTTTTACTCTCCAGAGTGTGTTTGCCATTTAG
- a CDS encoding DUF1415 domain-containing protein produces MKHQESPMQNQEEILEKTKNWILKSVIGLNLCPFAKQPFQSNTIRYVISDSKTKEDLLSHLQSELKILSEIEPLVTETTLIIHPYVLEDFLDQNDFLDEADFLLNQLDLEGVIQIANFHPQFQFADKTVNDITNFVGRSPYPTLHLLREDSISRIVDSHPNIDSIYKNNRTTFTKLGQEGWKNLGL; encoded by the coding sequence ATGAAACATCAAGAAAGTCCCATGCAGAACCAAGAAGAAATTTTAGAGAAAACCAAAAATTGGATTTTGAAATCAGTGATAGGACTTAACCTTTGCCCCTTTGCAAAACAACCGTTTCAATCGAATACAATTCGTTATGTGATTAGTGACTCTAAAACAAAAGAGGATTTACTATCTCATCTCCAATCAGAACTAAAAATTTTAAGTGAAATCGAACCACTTGTAACCGAAACAACACTTATCATTCATCCTTATGTATTGGAAGATTTTTTGGATCAAAATGATTTTTTGGACGAGGCTGATTTTCTTTTAAATCAATTAGATTTAGAAGGTGTCATACAAATTGCTAACTTTCACCCGCAATTTCAGTTTGCCGACAAAACTGTAAACGACATAACCAATTTCGTAGGAAGATCCCCATATCCGACATTACATCTGTTACGTGAAGATAGCATTAGCCGCATTGTCGACTCTCATCCAAATATTGACAGTATCTACAAAAACAACAGAACAACATTCACTAAATTAGGACAGGAAGGTTGGAAAAATTTAGGATTATAA
- a CDS encoding EboA domain-containing protein: MTDIPTNLTQFLFEQTTKLEREWLEEQTQKNDLDLMTAFVATPRFLSKKMVFNDSKSNGGLVPECNGFQVNGWSLVRLARVWLLLHLPSVPKDQFVKNIETLFDTAELNELVALYSALPLLPYPWEWLPRATDAVRSNMGFVFDSIALLNPYPELYFSELAWNQLVLKTIFNGKPIDLIYGIDRRKNKDLAIAISDFISERFAAGRKIPLQIWRLVAPFSDETTFPNLINLLESELKAEREVAALVCFESKNPNVHSLLSKYPDLELSIKNGELDWSKIESIP; encoded by the coding sequence ATGACAGATATTCCAACAAATTTGACTCAATTCCTATTTGAACAAACTACCAAATTAGAACGTGAATGGTTAGAAGAACAAACCCAAAAAAATGATTTGGATTTGATGACTGCCTTTGTTGCGACTCCTCGTTTTTTATCAAAAAAAATGGTTTTTAACGATTCAAAATCGAATGGAGGTTTGGTCCCTGAATGTAATGGATTTCAAGTGAATGGATGGAGCCTTGTTCGTTTAGCTCGTGTTTGGTTGCTTTTGCATTTACCTTCGGTACCTAAAGATCAGTTTGTCAAAAATATTGAAACATTATTTGATACAGCTGAATTAAATGAGTTAGTTGCTTTGTATTCAGCATTACCACTTTTGCCTTATCCCTGGGAATGGTTGCCTAGAGCTACAGATGCTGTACGATCGAATATGGGTTTTGTTTTCGATTCCATTGCATTACTGAATCCTTACCCAGAACTTTATTTTTCTGAACTTGCTTGGAACCAATTGGTTTTAAAAACCATATTTAATGGAAAACCAATCGATTTAATTTATGGAATTGATAGGAGAAAAAACAAAGACTTGGCAATTGCAATTTCTGATTTTATCAGTGAACGTTTTGCTGCAGGGCGAAAGATACCTTTACAAATTTGGAGACTGGTTGCTCCTTTTAGTGATGAAACCACTTTTCCTAATTTAATCAATTTACTGGAATCGGAATTAAAAGCGGAGAGGGAAGTCGCAGCTCTTGTATGTTTTGAATCCAAAAATCCCAATGTACATTCTTTATTATCGAAATATCCTGACCTTGAATTATCTATAAAAAACGGAGAGTTGGATTGGTCTAAGATAGAGTCCATTCCTTAA
- a CDS encoding TatD family hydrolase, with product MCQNHKEPSTNPSHFESTPSGDEILTHRDLLWEDYQNLIQGMRFFDPHIHMVSRTTDDYQMMAKAGIVAIIEPAFWVGQPRTGLSSFKDYYSSLVGWERFRSSQFGIKHYCTMGLNSREANNERLAEEVMEILPLFAYKEGVVGIGEIGFDDQTPLEEKYYRLQLELAKKAKLPVQIHTPHRDKKRGTERSMSIALEHGLDPSWVVVDHNNEETVKSVLDQGFWAAFTIYPFTKMGNERMVTVVEKYGPERIMINSSADWGISDPLAIPKTAALMKQRGIPVDVIRMVTYQNAIDAFAKSGQIDVTDFETEFQPDPNAKFHGNSILRGGQQPVPNKNSLFIQ from the coding sequence ATGTGCCAAAATCATAAAGAACCATCTACAAACCCTTCTCATTTTGAATCTACTCCTTCTGGCGACGAAATACTGACTCATCGCGATTTGTTATGGGAAGATTACCAAAATCTAATCCAAGGGATGCGGTTTTTTGATCCACACATTCACATGGTTTCAAGAACCACTGACGATTACCAAATGATGGCTAAAGCAGGAATTGTAGCCATCATTGAACCTGCTTTTTGGGTCGGACAACCAAGGACGGGGCTTTCCAGTTTTAAAGATTATTATAGTAGCCTTGTGGGTTGGGAAAGATTTCGGTCATCCCAGTTTGGAATCAAACATTATTGTACAATGGGTTTAAATTCAAGAGAAGCAAATAACGAACGTCTTGCGGAAGAGGTAATGGAAATTTTACCTTTGTTTGCTTATAAAGAAGGTGTCGTTGGAATTGGCGAAATTGGATTTGATGACCAAACTCCTCTGGAAGAAAAATACTATCGTTTGCAACTGGAACTGGCTAAAAAAGCAAAATTACCTGTACAAATTCATACACCCCATCGAGATAAAAAACGCGGAACAGAAAGGAGTATGTCCATTGCATTAGAACATGGACTTGATCCGTCCTGGGTTGTTGTTGATCATAATAATGAAGAAACCGTAAAGTCAGTGTTAGATCAAGGATTTTGGGCCGCATTTACCATTTATCCTTTTACTAAAATGGGGAACGAAAGGATGGTAACTGTTGTGGAGAAGTATGGACCAGAAAGAATTATGATCAACTCCAGTGCCGATTGGGGAATTTCCGATCCACTTGCCATTCCTAAAACTGCAGCACTCATGAAACAAAGAGGAATTCCAGTTGATGTCATTCGAATGGTCACTTATCAAAATGCGATCGATGCCTTTGCAAAAAGTGGTCAGATTGATGTAACTGATTTTGAAACAGAATTCCAACCCGATCCAAATGCTAAGTTTCATGGCAACTCTATCCTAAGGGGTGGCCAACAACCAGTTCCCAATAAAAATTCTCTCTTCATCCAATAA
- the eboC gene encoding UbiA-like protein EboC (EboC, a homolog the polyprenyltransferase UbiA, belongs to system of proteins involved in the trafficking of precursor metabolites to an extracytoplasmic compartment so that the biosynthesis of certain natural products, such as scytonemin, can be completed.) — translation MILKAYLTLFRPANVVTALADILAGMAIVGFVWKDNTPIFLLLSTIGLYGGGVVLNDYFDTKIDIKERPERPIPSGKVTKNSALVFGIFLLGMGLGFAFLYQIKSGWIAFAIIVLILTYNRYAKHHSILGPIVMGMCRGGNLILGMSLVSKITTFEISLSLLPICYIAAITMVSRGEVHGGKKIPLLFAGVLYLIVFFCISFLSFQLGNLIKSSPFVVLHIAMVFPPLLRAYQNPIGPMIGKAVKMGVITLILLNASFAASFGFLTIAIVIFCLLPLSLVLAKTFSVT, via the coding sequence ATGATTCTAAAAGCTTACCTTACACTATTTCGACCTGCAAATGTAGTAACGGCACTGGCTGATATCCTTGCTGGTATGGCCATAGTTGGATTTGTTTGGAAAGACAATACCCCTATTTTTTTATTACTTTCCACCATAGGTTTGTATGGCGGTGGAGTGGTATTAAATGATTATTTTGATACAAAAATTGATATAAAAGAAAGACCAGAACGACCAATTCCTAGTGGGAAGGTTACTAAAAATTCTGCATTGGTTTTTGGAATTTTCCTTTTAGGCATGGGGCTTGGTTTTGCTTTTTTATACCAAATCAAAAGTGGATGGATTGCCTTTGCTATTATTGTCCTTATCCTTACTTACAATCGTTATGCCAAACATCATTCTATACTTGGTCCTATTGTAATGGGAATGTGTCGCGGTGGTAACTTAATTCTAGGAATGAGTTTAGTATCCAAAATCACAACATTCGAAATTTCTCTTTCTTTACTTCCTATCTGTTATATCGCTGCTATAACGATGGTGAGTCGAGGAGAAGTCCACGGTGGAAAAAAGATACCTTTATTATTTGCTGGTGTTTTATACCTTATCGTTTTCTTTTGTATCTCCTTTTTGTCCTTTCAATTGGGAAATTTGATAAAGAGTAGCCCTTTTGTGGTTTTACACATAGCGATGGTATTTCCACCACTGCTTCGTGCTTATCAAAATCCTATTGGTCCTATGATTGGTAAGGCAGTTAAGATGGGGGTAATTACGCTCATTCTTTTGAATGCTTCTTTTGCGGCAAGTTTCGGATTTTTAACTATAGCGATCGTTATCTTTTGTTTATTACCTCTTTCTTTGGTTTTAGCAAAAACATTTTCTGTTACTTAG
- a CDS encoding 3-dehydroquinate synthase encodes MNEDSFFPLFSEFQITYRYKVYFTKDIFQKDNPVLKNFFISEIKQGLVKKVMVVFDERLIHYHPNLVSEIKNYFQGLESFIQLTGDIIPIPGGEECKNNQNLWESLVNAVNTHGVDRHSYILAIGGGAVLDLVGYVAAVSHRGIRLVRIPTTVLSQNDSGVGVKNSINFQGKKNFLGTFAPPVAVFNDLQFLESLDDRDWRSGMAEAIKVALIKDKDFFHWIESNASELLNRNLDTMAYLIHRCAKLHMDHIASGDPFEFGSSRPLDFGHWSAHKLEYLTQFSLRHGEAVAIGIALDTVYSYQKQFLSQDDCLRILSLLKTLGFVVYHPMLSDGEKQNLFLGLEEFREHLGGRLTIVLLAEIGKSLEVHEMDFKTIDTSVNFLKTYL; translated from the coding sequence ATGAATGAAGATTCTTTTTTCCCTCTTTTTTCAGAGTTTCAAATCACTTATAGATATAAAGTTTACTTTACGAAAGATATTTTTCAAAAAGATAATCCAGTTTTAAAAAATTTTTTTATTTCAGAAATAAAACAGGGCCTTGTTAAAAAAGTAATGGTAGTGTTTGATGAAAGACTGATCCATTATCATCCGAATTTGGTTTCAGAAATAAAAAATTACTTTCAAGGTTTAGAATCATTTATCCAACTAACGGGCGATATCATTCCAATACCTGGTGGGGAAGAATGTAAAAATAACCAAAACCTTTGGGAATCATTGGTGAATGCGGTAAATACACACGGTGTCGATAGACATTCCTATATCCTTGCCATAGGAGGAGGAGCAGTTCTTGATTTGGTTGGGTATGTAGCGGCTGTGTCTCACCGTGGGATTCGTTTGGTTCGAATCCCAACGACTGTGCTTTCACAAAATGATTCTGGTGTGGGAGTGAAAAATAGCATCAATTTCCAAGGTAAAAAAAATTTCCTAGGTACCTTTGCCCCACCTGTTGCCGTGTTTAACGACCTCCAATTTTTAGAAAGTTTAGATGACAGAGACTGGCGATCCGGTATGGCCGAGGCCATCAAAGTGGCCTTAATTAAAGATAAGGATTTTTTCCATTGGATCGAATCGAATGCCAGTGAATTATTAAATCGAAATTTAGATACAATGGCATACCTAATCCACCGCTGTGCAAAACTTCATATGGATCATATTGCAAGCGGAGATCCTTTTGAGTTTGGATCTTCTCGACCATTGGATTTTGGACATTGGTCAGCTCATAAATTAGAATACTTAACTCAGTTTTCTTTAAGGCATGGTGAGGCCGTAGCGATTGGTATTGCATTGGACACAGTGTATTCTTATCAAAAACAATTTTTGTCCCAAGACGATTGTCTACGGATTCTTTCTTTATTGAAAACACTGGGATTTGTCGTTTACCATCCTATGTTATCGGATGGAGAAAAACAGAATTTATTTTTAGGGTTAGAAGAGTTTCGGGAACATTTGGGAGGTCGTCTCACCATTGTATTGTTAGCTGAAATTGGAAAATCTCTGGAAGTCCATGAAATGGATTTTAAAACTATAGATACTTCTGTAAATTTCTTAAAAACTTATCTATGA